The sequence below is a genomic window from Opitutia bacterium.
CGCTCTTCGTGTCGACGAAGTTGTGGCGCGCGAAGCCGACGTTGGAAAGATGGTGGTCGAAGCAGCCGAAGGCCTCCGCGTAGAGCGCGCGGGTCTTGTCGCCGGCGCGGTTGTGATCGGCGCAGTCGGTGAAGACCGCGAGGCGGCCGTCGTGCTCGATGTGGTCGCGCTGGAAAAACGGCGTGTCGCCGAGCAGGAACTTGATGCGGCGCGGGACGGGATCGGGATTGATCGCGATGGCGTCGATGCCGCGCGCGCGAAGGGCGCGGGTCAGAGCGACCTGGGAGCCGATGCAGTCGCCGTCGGGGCGCTGGTGACCGATGACCGCCACGCGCTGGCCCTGCAACGAGGCGAGGAACGCGGTGAACGACGCCTGAAACTCGGGATAGTGGCTCATTCCGGTTTCTTCCCTTGTTTGTCGATCTCGTCGAGGAGCGTCTCGATGCGCACGGCACGTTCGCCGGAAGCATCGTGGTGGAACGTCAGCGTCGGCACGTGGCGCATCACGACGTTTTTCGCGACGATGCCGCGGATTTCGGTGACCTTCGAGCGGAGCCAGCGGCCCATCTTGGCGATCTCGTCCGGATCGGAGCCGACGACCGAGTAATAGATTTTCGCTTCGCGGAGGTCGCCGGTGACGTCAGCGCCGGAGATGGTCAGGCGCGTGGCTTCGCTCGTGTAGCGCTTGCGCAGGTAGGCGCTGACCTCGCGCTGGAGCAGCTCGTTGACGCGGAGAAGTCGGTTGCTCATGGCAGGCTGGCGGGATGGGACCGAGAGCCGAGAAATGTGCGGCGTGCGCTCAGAGCGACGCGCGCACCTTCTGGATTTCGAAGCACTCGATCTTGTCGCCGGGCTGGTAGCCGTCGTAGCCGTCGAGGCGGATACCGCACTCGAGACCGGCGCGGACTTCGTTCGCGTCGTCCTTGAAACGACGGAGCGTGCCGACCTTGCCTTCGAAGACCGACTCCTTGCCGCGGCGGACGCGGGCGGAGATGTTGCGGTTGATCTTGCCCTCGGTGACGAGGCAGCCGGCGACGAAGCCGTGCGAGATGGGGAACACCTGGCGAACCTCGGCGACGCCGAGCTTGTTCTCCTTGAGGTCGGGCTCGAGCAGGTCGGCCATCATCTCCTTCACCCGGTCGCCGAGTTCGTAGATGATGTTGAAGTGCTCGATGGTGACGCCGTGGTGCTTGGCGAGCGGCGTGACGCCGTTCTCCTGCTTGGTGTTGAAACCGATGATGACGGCCTTGGCGGCGCTGGCCATGAGCACGTCGTTCTTGGTGACGATGCCCACGTCGGAAGCGACGATGTCGAGCTTCACCTTGGCGCTCTTGATGCCTTCGAGGACGTTGCGGACCGCTTCGACGGAGCCGTAGACGTCCGATTTGAGGACGACCTTGAGCACCTTTTCCTGCGTCGCAGCGATGTTGGCGAAGAGGGCGTCGAGCGACGTGTCCTTCGGGACGGCGGCGGCGGTAACGGCTTCCTTCTTCAGGAGGTGCTCCGCGTCCTCGGCCATCTTCTCAGCTTCGCGGGCGTTCTTCACCGCGGTGAACTTCGTGCCGGAATCCGGCGTGCCGGACCAGCCGATGACG
It includes:
- a CDS encoding ribosome-binding factor A, with amino-acid sequence MSNRLLRVNELLQREVSAYLRKRYTSEATRLTISGADVTGDLREAKIYYSVVGSDPDEIAKMGRWLRSKVTEIRGIVAKNVVMRHVPTLTFHHDASGERAVRIETLLDEIDKQGKKPE